The following coding sequences are from one Novosphingobium sp. KACC 22771 window:
- a CDS encoding GNAT family N-acetyltransferase — protein MSDWPEVPVLRGRHVTLRPLQRADRDDLLAALSTGFERTFAGGVPTADTIDGWLDRAEAETAAGRAQVFAVLDADGAVAGTTRYMRMNAAARRVEIGTTLYAPRVRRTGLNTEAKKLLLGHAFDVLGVHCVQIRTDVLNHASRRAIERIGAKQDGILRGHTVMHDTVYGERRRDTVVYSILDIEWPGIRRHLDALLDR, from the coding sequence GACATTGCGCCCGCTGCAACGCGCGGATCGCGATGATTTGCTGGCGGCGCTCTCGACCGGTTTCGAGCGGACTTTTGCCGGCGGCGTCCCAACGGCTGATACCATCGACGGCTGGCTCGACCGGGCAGAGGCGGAAACGGCGGCGGGCCGGGCGCAGGTGTTTGCCGTGCTGGACGCCGATGGCGCGGTGGCAGGCACGACGCGCTACATGCGGATGAACGCCGCGGCGCGCCGGGTGGAAATCGGCACCACGCTCTATGCACCGCGCGTGCGGCGCACGGGCCTGAACACTGAGGCCAAGAAGCTGCTGCTGGGCCATGCGTTCGACGTGCTGGGCGTGCATTGCGTTCAGATCCGCACCGATGTGTTGAACCACGCCAGTCGCCGCGCTATCGAGCGCATCGGGGCCAAACAGGATGGCATCCTGCGCGGCCATACCGTCATGCATGATACCGTGTATGGCGAGCGGCGGCGCGATACGGTGGTCTATTCCATCCTTGATATCGAATGGCCCGGCATTCGCCGTCACCTTGATGCGTTGTTGGACAGATAG
- a CDS encoding glutathione peroxidase, whose protein sequence is MPHTIADFSAHLPNGETISLADRLGKVVLVVNTASKCGFTPQYDGLEKLWRDYGDRGFEVIAFPCNQFGAQEPGSAEEIEEFCRVNFGLSFPLMGKVEVNGPGADPLWNWLKETAPGILGTKQIKWNFTKFLIGRDGQIVKRFAPTDKPEDIAGEIEKLL, encoded by the coding sequence ATGCCCCATACAATTGCCGATTTTTCCGCGCATTTGCCCAATGGCGAGACCATCAGCCTTGCCGACCGGCTGGGCAAGGTGGTGCTGGTGGTCAACACGGCCAGCAAATGCGGGTTTACGCCCCAATATGACGGCCTGGAAAAGCTGTGGCGCGATTATGGGGATCGCGGGTTCGAGGTGATCGCCTTTCCCTGCAACCAGTTTGGCGCGCAGGAGCCGGGCAGCGCGGAGGAAATCGAAGAATTCTGCCGCGTCAATTTCGGCCTGTCCTTTCCTTTGATGGGCAAGGTGGAGGTCAATGGACCCGGCGCCGACCCGCTCTGGAACTGGTTGAAGGAAACCGCGCCGGGGATTTTGGGCACGAAACAGATCAAGTGGAATTTTACCAAATTCCTGATCGGGCGCGATGGGCAGATCGTCAAACGGTTTGCGCCAACCGACAAGCCGGAGGACATTGCGGGCGAAATCGAAAAGCTCCTCTGA
- the dnaE gene encoding DNA polymerase III subunit alpha — MAYSSFVPLHVYSSFTMLDGAIDPKAMAKLAKKHNFPAMAVTDRNGLYCAPAYAGACKDMGVQPIIGALLSIARPSGEGGGVLPSAPQIDAVVLLVQNETGWNNLCHLVSKAHLERPLEFDPHVRLSDLDGHTDGLLCLTGAGEGALARMFAEGQNEAALRYADALQAAFPNRLYIEIARTGDPAEDGSEEALIDLAYARDIPLVATNPAHFADAKDSAAHDAMLCIAGSTHVDAPERKRSNPQQWVRSAELMEQLFSDLPEALANTLVIAQRCAFEPPKRKPLLPSLAGDTEGEARMMVDHARAGLAKRLAPYWPGVDEATLDKALAAPEESFEALKPLGVDDSFLEYAKRLDFETGIINRMGFAGYFLIVADFIQWAKQNDIPVGPGRGSGAGSLVAWALTITDLDPLKLGLLFERFLNPERVSMPDFDIDFCETRRGEVIRYVQRKYGADHVAQIITFGKLKARAVLRDTGRILQMSYGQVDRLTKMVPNHPTDPWSLERALNGVQELHREYTNDPEVKRLIDLAMQLEGMPRNSSTHAAGVVIGDRPLEQLVPLYRDPRSDMPVTQFDMKYVENTGLIKFDFLGLKTLSILRKAVDLLGRRGISIDLSTLPWDDSDVYDLLKRGDTVGVFQLESEGMRRTLAAVKPTNFGDIIALVSLYRPGPMDNIPLFGQRKNGMAPIEYPHEKLSGILAETYGIFVYQEQVMQAAQILAGYSLGDADLLRRAMGKKVQAEMDAQRLRFVIGCREVSDIDKDKANELFDIIDKFAGYGFNKSHAAAYALLAYQTAWFKAHYPHEFYAAAMCFDMHQSEKLAIFVDDMRRNGIAIAGPCLNHSEAEFMVEQTADGHQVRYALAGIRNVGEKAMEVVVAERQANGAFKDLADLFTRVPYGSLNRRMLEGLAASGAFDALEPNRAKVLANADMLLAVADEAERTRTSGQHGLFGGDDAGAGNIRLIDVPAWSRADQMAKERENFGFYFAAHPVEQWRAVASSHGARSHASLLAGGVAGRTGAVMAAMVENVQKRKTKRGKDFIMADFSDQSGNFSASCFEETLVDSFVTWAKEGACILLTVELDSPSPEEPPRVTVRGAQALSEVKAAAKMTLSLEVSRAEAFGELATILPRGGLGTVEVVLKTGGPQEPRLRLGRDFLLDGELTDLIAGLDGVANVSLKPTRAGGHLRLVA; from the coding sequence ATGGCATATTCTTCCTTCGTCCCGCTGCATGTCTATTCCAGCTTCACCATGCTGGATGGCGCCATTGACCCCAAGGCCATGGCCAAGCTGGCGAAGAAACACAATTTTCCCGCCATGGCGGTGACGGATCGCAACGGACTGTATTGCGCCCCCGCCTATGCCGGGGCTTGCAAGGATATGGGCGTCCAGCCGATCATCGGCGCGCTGCTCTCGATCGCGCGGCCCAGCGGAGAGGGCGGCGGCGTTTTGCCATCCGCGCCCCAGATCGACGCGGTGGTTCTGCTGGTTCAGAACGAGACGGGGTGGAACAACCTGTGCCATCTGGTGTCCAAGGCGCATCTGGAACGGCCGCTGGAGTTTGATCCGCATGTGCGCTTGTCCGATCTGGATGGGCATACCGATGGCCTGCTCTGCCTGACCGGCGCGGGCGAGGGGGCTTTGGCCCGCATGTTTGCCGAGGGGCAGAACGAGGCGGCGCTGCGCTATGCCGATGCGTTGCAGGCCGCTTTTCCCAACCGGCTCTATATCGAGATCGCCCGCACCGGCGATCCGGCCGAGGACGGCAGCGAAGAGGCGCTGATCGATCTGGCCTATGCCCGCGACATTCCGCTGGTGGCGACCAATCCGGCCCATTTTGCCGATGCCAAGGACAGCGCGGCCCATGACGCCATGCTGTGTATCGCGGGTTCGACCCATGTCGATGCGCCCGAACGCAAACGCTCCAACCCCCAGCAATGGGTGCGCAGCGCCGAGTTGATGGAGCAATTGTTCTCCGACCTGCCCGAGGCTCTGGCCAATACGCTGGTGATCGCCCAGCGCTGCGCCTTTGAACCGCCCAAGCGCAAGCCGCTGCTGCCCTCTCTGGCGGGCGATACGGAGGGCGAGGCGCGCATGATGGTTGATCACGCGCGCGCGGGTCTGGCCAAGCGACTGGCGCCCTATTGGCCGGGGGTGGATGAGGCGACGCTGGACAAGGCTCTGGCCGCGCCGGAAGAATCCTTCGAGGCGCTCAAGCCTCTGGGCGTGGACGACAGTTTCCTTGAATATGCCAAACGCCTCGATTTCGAGACCGGCATCATCAACCGCATGGGTTTTGCCGGCTACTTCCTAATCGTGGCCGACTTTATCCAGTGGGCCAAGCAGAATGACATTCCTGTGGGGCCGGGGCGCGGTTCGGGCGCGGGTTCGCTGGTGGCATGGGCGTTGACGATTACGGACCTTGATCCGCTGAAACTGGGTCTGCTGTTTGAACGTTTCCTCAACCCGGAACGTGTGTCGATGCCCGACTTCGACATCGACTTTTGCGAAACGCGGCGCGGCGAGGTGATCCGCTATGTCCAGCGCAAATATGGCGCGGACCATGTGGCGCAAATCATCACCTTTGGTAAGCTCAAGGCCCGCGCCGTGCTGCGCGATACCGGGCGCATTCTGCAAATGTCCTATGGTCAGGTTGACCGCCTGACCAAGATGGTGCCCAACCATCCGACTGACCCGTGGTCTTTGGAGCGCGCCCTCAACGGCGTGCAGGAATTGCACCGCGAATATACCAATGACCCCGAGGTCAAGCGCCTGATCGATCTGGCGATGCAGTTGGAGGGCATGCCGCGCAACTCCTCGACCCACGCGGCGGGCGTGGTGATTGGCGACAGGCCGCTCGAACAATTGGTGCCGCTTTATCGCGACCCGCGCTCGGACATGCCGGTGACGCAGTTCGACATGAAATACGTCGAGAACACGGGCCTGATCAAATTCGACTTTCTGGGCCTGAAAACGCTCTCGATCCTGCGCAAGGCGGTCGATCTGCTGGGGCGGCGGGGGATCAGCATTGATCTTTCCACCCTGCCTTGGGACGATTCCGATGTGTATGACCTGTTGAAACGCGGCGATACGGTGGGCGTGTTCCAGTTGGAATCCGAAGGCATGCGGCGCACGCTGGCGGCGGTGAAGCCGACCAATTTCGGCGACATTATCGCGCTCGTTTCGCTCTATCGTCCGGGCCCGATGGACAACATTCCCCTGTTCGGCCAGCGCAAGAACGGCATGGCGCCCATTGAATATCCGCATGAAAAACTCTCGGGCATTCTGGCCGAAACCTACGGGATTTTCGTTTATCAGGAACAGGTGATGCAGGCCGCGCAGATCCTTGCCGGCTACTCGCTGGGCGATGCCGACCTTCTGCGCCGCGCGATGGGCAAAAAGGTGCAGGCCGAAATGGACGCCCAGCGCCTGCGCTTTGTCATCGGTTGCCGCGAAGTGTCGGACATCGACAAGGACAAGGCCAACGAACTCTTCGACATTATCGACAAGTTCGCCGGTTACGGCTTCAACAAATCGCACGCTGCCGCTTATGCCTTGCTTGCCTATCAGACGGCGTGGTTCAAGGCGCATTATCCGCACGAATTTTATGCCGCCGCCATGTGCTTCGATATGCATCAGTCGGAAAAGCTGGCGATTTTCGTCGATGACATGCGGCGCAACGGTATCGCCATCGCCGGGCCGTGCCTCAACCATTCCGAGGCCGAATTCATGGTCGAACAGACCGCCGATGGCCATCAGGTTCGCTATGCTCTGGCAGGCATCCGAAACGTGGGCGAAAAGGCGATGGAGGTCGTCGTGGCCGAGCGGCAGGCCAATGGCGCGTTCAAGGATCTGGCCGATCTGTTTACCCGCGTCCCCTATGGCTCGCTCAACCGGCGCATGCTCGAAGGTCTGGCCGCCAGCGGCGCATTTGACGCGCTCGAACCCAACCGGGCCAAGGTGCTGGCCAATGCCGACATGCTGCTGGCCGTGGCCGACGAGGCCGAGCGCACCCGTACCAGCGGGCAGCACGGATTGTTTGGCGGCGATGATGCGGGCGCGGGCAATATCCGCCTGATCGACGTTCCGGCATGGAGCCGCGCCGACCAGATGGCCAAGGAGCGCGAGAATTTCGGTTTCTACTTCGCCGCGCATCCGGTCGAACAATGGCGCGCGGTGGCCAGTTCGCATGGCGCGCGCAGCCATGCCAGCCTGCTGGCGGGCGGGGTTGCGGGCCGCACCGGGGCGGTGATGGCCGCCATGGTCGAAAACGTCCAGAAGCGCAAAACCAAGCGCGGCAAGGACTTCATCATGGCCGATTTTTCCGATCAGTCGGGCAATTTCTCGGCCTCGTGCTTTGAGGAAACGCTGGTCGACAGCTTCGTGACCTGGGCGAAAGAGGGGGCCTGCATCCTGCTGACCGTTGAATTGGACAGCCCCAGCCCGGAGGAACCACCCCGCGTCACCGTGCGCGGCGCGCAGGCGCTGTCCGAAGTCAAGGCAGCGGCCAAAATGACGCTGAGCCTCGAAGTTTCGCGGGCCGAAGCATTTGGCGAACTGGCCACGATCCTGCCGCGCGGCGGGCTCGGCACGGTCGAGGTCGTGCTGAAAACCGGCGGACCGCAGGAGCCGCGCCTGCGGTTGGGGCGCGATTTCCTGCTGGATGGCGAATTGACGGACCTGATCGCCGGGCTCGACGGCGTGGCCAATGTTTCGCTCAAACCGACGCGGGCGGGCGGGCATCTGCGGCTGGTCGCCTAG
- a CDS encoding PA0069 family radical SAM protein, translating to MVAPPPPRGRGAVSGALSTRFALPGREADGDWLDAIEDVDGGPPPLRTIVTEEAARKIISRNASPDVPFDRSINAYRGCEHGCIYCYARPTHAYLDLSPGLDFESRLFAKPEAARLLRRELSARGYTPAPIAMGTNTDPYQPIETRYRLTRQILEVCLETRHPVTITTKSDRVLHDLDVLSELARHRLTAVAVSVTSLDARLSRLLEPRAASPFKRLDAIAKLSAAGVPVWVNVSPIVPAITEEWIERILEEAAARGVRGASWIMLRLPHEVAPLFREWLEAHFPDRADKVMHIVQSMRGGADYQSDFFTRMKPQGVWADLIRARFRIAKARLGLGDHRADLDTSQFRAPSRDGQMTLF from the coding sequence ATGGTTGCTCCTCCCCCTCCCCGCGGTCGCGGCGCCGTTTCCGGCGCGCTTTCCACCCGCTTTGCCTTGCCGGGGCGCGAGGCGGATGGCGATTGGCTGGATGCGATCGAGGATGTCGATGGAGGGCCGCCGCCCTTGCGCACCATCGTGACCGAGGAGGCAGCGCGCAAGATCATTTCGCGCAACGCATCGCCCGATGTGCCGTTTGATCGCTCGATCAATGCCTATCGCGGGTGCGAACATGGCTGCATCTATTGCTATGCGCGGCCCACGCATGCCTATCTCGATCTCTCACCGGGTCTGGATTTTGAAAGCAGGTTGTTCGCGAAGCCGGAAGCGGCGCGATTGTTGCGCCGCGAATTATCCGCGCGCGGATATACGCCCGCGCCGATTGCGATGGGCACAAACACCGATCCCTACCAACCGATCGAAACGCGCTATCGCCTGACGCGACAGATTTTGGAGGTATGTCTGGAGACGCGTCATCCGGTGACCATCACGACCAAATCGGACCGGGTGCTGCATGATCTCGACGTGCTGAGCGAACTGGCGCGGCATCGGTTGACGGCGGTGGCGGTTTCGGTGACATCGCTGGACGCGCGCCTCTCGCGTCTGCTGGAACCGCGCGCGGCCAGCCCTTTCAAGCGTTTGGACGCGATTGCGAAATTGAGCGCAGCCGGCGTGCCGGTCTGGGTCAATGTCTCGCCCATCGTGCCTGCGATTACCGAGGAGTGGATCGAGCGCATTCTGGAGGAAGCCGCCGCGCGCGGCGTGCGGGGCGCAAGCTGGATCATGCTGCGCCTGCCCCATGAGGTGGCGCCGCTGTTTCGCGAATGGCTGGAGGCCCATTTTCCCGACCGCGCGGACAAGGTCATGCATATTGTCCAATCGATGCGCGGCGGCGCGGATTATCAAAGCGATTTCTTTACCAGGATGAAGCCGCAGGGCGTGTGGGCAGACCTGATCCGGGCGCGGTTTCGTATTGCCAAGGCGCGCCTTGGCCTTGGCGATCACCGCGCCGATCTCGATACGTCGCAATTCCGCGCGCCATCCCGCGATGGCCAGATGACGCTGTTCTAG
- a CDS encoding arylamine N-acetyltransferase family protein yields MSAPYASLIPADADRLALYLARIGLDAPVETSAEGLAILQRAHRMNIGFENIDVMLGRAISLDPDAIFGKLVMSARGGYCFEQNWLFGAMLAQMGFANRPLLARVWLGLAEDGPPAPLTHTFRLVDLDGEAWIADAGFGGSYVPPMPLADGATAQTSDGAQHRITRHGAPGSLGGEWLVERLGPAATTDGRGTATGWQKQYSFNLNEVAPIDLELSNHWTFTKPDTRFTSALIASIVLEDGFAALNGRRLRMYAGGRGDVIDIAHAQDWRAMLADLFRVELSEDEVAALKVF; encoded by the coding sequence ATGTCCGCGCCTTACGCCAGCCTGATTCCCGCCGATGCCGACCGTCTGGCGCTCTACCTTGCGCGAATCGGTCTCGATGCCCCGGTGGAAACCAGCGCTGAAGGGCTGGCTATTCTCCAGCGCGCGCACCGTATGAACATTGGCTTTGAAAACATCGATGTCATGCTGGGTCGCGCGATCAGCCTCGATCCCGATGCGATTTTCGGCAAGCTGGTGATGAGCGCGCGCGGTGGCTATTGCTTTGAACAGAATTGGCTGTTTGGCGCTATGTTGGCGCAGATGGGCTTTGCCAACCGGCCGCTTTTGGCGCGGGTCTGGCTTGGCCTGGCCGAGGACGGACCGCCGGCGCCGCTGACGCACACATTCCGTTTGGTCGATCTGGACGGCGAGGCGTGGATTGCCGATGCCGGTTTCGGCGGGTCTTACGTGCCGCCCATGCCGCTGGCCGATGGCGCCACCGCGCAGACCAGCGATGGCGCGCAGCATCGCATAACAAGGCATGGCGCGCCCGGCTCGCTGGGCGGCGAATGGCTGGTCGAACGGCTTGGCCCGGCTGCGACCACCGATGGTCGCGGCACTGCAACGGGCTGGCAGAAGCAGTACAGTTTCAACCTCAACGAGGTGGCGCCGATTGACCTTGAACTGTCGAATCACTGGACCTTTACCAAGCCCGATACGCGCTTCACCTCCGCCCTGATCGCCTCGATTGTGCTGGAGGATGGCTTTGCCGCGCTGAACGGGCGGCGGCTCAGGATGTATGCGGGCGGGCGCGGGGATGTGATCGACATTGCCCACGCCCAGGATTGGCGCGCCATGCTGGCCGATTTGTTCCGCGTGGAATTGAGCGAGGATGAAGTGGCGGCCTTGAAGGTATTTTGA
- a CDS encoding molybdenum cofactor synthesis domain-containing protein: MAIDETREFKPIRIALLTLSDTRTPDNDTSGDILAQRIADKGHVLAARKILREDVPALVAQLDAWIDDPEIDCVISTGGTGLTGRDVTPEALDQIIIAHSGKLIPGFGELFRWLSYKSIGTSTVQSRAMAIMAGATYIFALPGSNGAVKDGWDGILNEQLDSRNRPCNFVELMLRLREG; this comes from the coding sequence ATGGCCATTGACGAAACCCGCGAGTTCAAACCGATCCGCATCGCGCTGTTGACCCTGTCCGACACGCGCACACCTGACAATGACACCAGCGGCGACATTCTGGCCCAGCGCATTGCCGACAAGGGGCATGTTCTGGCCGCGCGCAAGATCCTGCGCGAGGACGTGCCTGCGCTGGTGGCGCAATTGGACGCGTGGATTGATGACCCCGAAATCGACTGTGTGATCTCGACCGGGGGCACGGGCCTGACCGGGCGCGATGTCACGCCCGAGGCGTTGGACCAGATCATCATCGCCCACAGCGGCAAGCTGATCCCCGGCTTTGGTGAACTGTTTCGCTGGCTTTCGTACAAGTCCATCGGCACCAGCACCGTCCAGTCGCGCGCCATGGCGATCATGGCCGGGGCGACCTATATCTTCGCCCTGCCCGGATCGAACGGCGCGGTGAAGGATGGGTGGGACGGGATCCTGAACGAGCAATTGGACAGCCGCAACCGGCCCTGCAACTTTGTCGAACTGATGCTGAGGTTGCGGGAAGGTTGA
- a CDS encoding lytic transglycosylase domain-containing protein, translating into MSRVSRSAVPKLLTEDERAWYKDLFAAIKRQDWSRVQTMFGERPDGPLHGSARAEYYLAPGSPRIDLATLTDWLNANPTLPQAEQIAALAIKRGGTALPTLPLPQALYTQPNAPRRARPRSIADGTMPATIAQGINDKIKVDDPLGARLLLDGVDATLSAEARAEWRQKVAWAYYINNQDADAFALASSIGDNSAPMSGPWVAEGAWVAGLAAWRLGDCLNAGEAFARTAKGSTNSELTAAAYYWQSRAQVRCRQPEMASAPLRSAARLDETLYGMIAAEQLGLRLPTSHSTPDFTTADWQSLRENPNIRAAVALAEIGEDGLADDVLRHQARIGSAEQYQPLSRLARDLGLPATQLWMAYNAPGGALPAPASRFPTPKWTPATGWQVDPALVLAHTLQESAFRATALSSAGARGLMQIMPAAARDHAASLGVSGSVADLTRPDVNLAFGQQHLQALKNSAATQGLLPKVMAAYNAGPLPVARWNTQIHDGGDPLLWMESVPYWETRGYVATVLRNYWMYERQAGGASESRSALAQGMWPTFPGLDGARGVRMASNGAIAGTAIAASGMNSYQATP; encoded by the coding sequence ATGAGCCGCGTGTCGCGCTCTGCCGTGCCCAAGCTGCTGACCGAAGATGAACGGGCATGGTACAAGGACCTGTTTGCCGCGATCAAGCGTCAGGACTGGTCGCGAGTGCAAACCATGTTTGGCGAGCGCCCCGATGGGCCGCTGCATGGTTCGGCACGGGCGGAATACTATCTCGCCCCCGGTTCGCCGCGTATTGATCTGGCCACGCTGACCGACTGGCTGAATGCCAATCCTACGCTGCCCCAAGCCGAACAGATTGCCGCGCTGGCGATCAAGCGCGGCGGCACGGCGCTGCCCACTTTGCCTTTGCCGCAGGCGCTCTATACCCAACCCAACGCACCGCGCCGCGCCCGCCCGCGCTCCATTGCCGACGGCACCATGCCCGCCACCATCGCGCAGGGCATCAATGACAAGATCAAGGTGGACGATCCGCTGGGCGCGCGCCTGCTGCTCGACGGCGTTGATGCCACGCTTTCGGCCGAGGCCCGCGCGGAATGGCGCCAGAAGGTCGCATGGGCCTATTACATCAACAATCAGGATGCCGATGCCTTCGCGCTCGCCTCATCCATTGGCGACAACAGCGCGCCCATGTCCGGCCCGTGGGTGGCCGAGGGCGCATGGGTGGCGGGCCTTGCCGCATGGCGGCTGGGCGATTGCCTGAACGCCGGTGAAGCCTTTGCCCGCACGGCCAAGGGTTCGACCAACAGCGAATTGACCGCGGCGGCCTATTATTGGCAATCGCGCGCTCAGGTGCGTTGCCGCCAGCCTGAAATGGCATCGGCCCCGCTGCGTTCGGCGGCGCGGCTGGATGAAACGCTCTACGGCATGATCGCGGCCGAACAATTGGGCCTGCGCCTGCCGACCAGCCATTCCACGCCCGATTTCACCACCGCCGATTGGCAATCCCTGCGCGAAAATCCCAATATCCGCGCCGCTGTGGCTCTGGCGGAAATCGGTGAAGACGGGCTGGCCGACGATGTGCTGCGCCATCAGGCCCGCATCGGCAGCGCGGAGCAGTATCAGCCGCTCTCGCGTCTGGCGCGCGATCTGGGCCTGCCCGCCACGCAGTTGTGGATGGCCTATAATGCGCCGGGCGGCGCGCTGCCCGCCCCGGCAAGCCGCTTCCCCACCCCCAAATGGACCCCCGCCACCGGCTGGCAGGTCGATCCGGCGCTGGTGCTGGCCCATACGCTTCAGGAATCGGCGTTTCGCGCCACGGCCTTGTCCAGCGCGGGCGCGCGCGGGCTGATGCAGATCATGCCGGCGGCGGCGCGCGATCATGCTGCATCGCTGGGCGTTTCGGGATCGGTGGCGGATCTGACGCGGCCCGATGTGAATTTGGCGTTCGGTCAGCAGCATCTGCAGGCATTGAAAAACAGCGCCGCCACACAGGGGCTCCTGCCCAAGGTGATGGCCGCCTATAATGCCGGGCCGCTGCCCGTGGCGCGTTGGAACACGCAGATCCACGATGGCGGGGATCCGCTGCTGTGGATGGAATCGGTGCCCTATTGGGAAACGCGCGGCTATGTCGCCACGGTGCTGCGCAATTACTGGATGTATGAGCGGCAGGCAGGCGGCGCTTCGGAAAGCCGCAGCGCGCTGGCGCAGGGCATGTGGCCGACCTTTCCGGGGCTGGATGGTGCGCGCGGCGTCCGTATGGCCAGCAATGGGGCGATTGCCGGGACCGCGATTGCGGCTTCGGGCATGAACAGCTACCAAGCCACTCCATAA
- a CDS encoding 4-(cytidine 5'-diphospho)-2-C-methyl-D-erythritol kinase, giving the protein MEPVAFPLSETAYAKINLALHVRRRRDDGYHELETLFAFVDAGDALTARPAGGDSLTITGEFSPLLAGEESNLVLDALALISRAGGWAVKLDKALPVAAGLGGGSADVGAVFRMARRAGVLPDDWHGLAAGLGADVPACVESVAMVGRGTGTELEAAPDDLKGCPVLLVNPRVPLPTGPVFKAWDRVDRGSMPQGSARDIAILGRNDLEAPAIAICPPVADVLAALGQTEAWLSRMSGSGATCFALFDDVAGRDAAAAAIAAHHPQWWQMAGLLR; this is encoded by the coding sequence ATGGAACCTGTCGCTTTCCCCCTCTCCGAAACGGCCTATGCCAAGATCAACCTTGCGCTGCATGTGCGCCGCCGCCGCGATGATGGCTATCATGAACTGGAAACGCTATTTGCCTTTGTCGATGCGGGCGATGCGTTGACGGCCCGGCCTGCCGGCGGGGATTCGCTGACGATCACCGGCGAATTCTCTCCTTTGCTGGCGGGCGAGGAGAGCAATCTGGTGCTGGACGCGCTGGCGCTGATCTCGCGCGCGGGCGGCTGGGCGGTAAAGCTGGACAAGGCGCTGCCGGTGGCGGCGGGGCTGGGCGGCGGTTCGGCCGATGTGGGCGCGGTGTTTCGTATGGCGCGGCGGGCGGGGGTGCTGCCCGATGATTGGCATGGTTTGGCCGCCGGGCTGGGCGCCGATGTCCCGGCCTGCGTCGAAAGCGTGGCTATGGTCGGGCGCGGCACGGGAACCGAGCTTGAGGCGGCGCCCGATGATCTGAAAGGCTGCCCGGTGCTGCTGGTCAATCCGCGTGTGCCTTTGCCGACGGGGCCGGTGTTCAAGGCATGGGATCGCGTCGATCGCGGCTCCATGCCGCAAGGGTCCGCGCGCGACATCGCGATCCTTGGCCGCAACGATTTGGAGGCGCCTGCGATTGCGATCTGTCCGCCGGTGGCCGATGTGCTGGCGGCTTTGGGGCAAACGGAGGCTTGGCTGTCGCGCATGTCGGGTTCTGGGGCGACGTGTTTTGCGCTGTTTGACGATGTGGCAGGGCGCGATGCCGCCGCCGCTGCCATCGCGGCGCATCATCCGCAATGGTGGCAAATGGCGGGGCTGCTGCGATGA
- a CDS encoding N-formylglutamate amidohydrolase: MIARETDAYRLFGEPKFGGILIVSDHASNRVPDGVDLGIAPELMDQHIAVDIGVGAIAQIMARRPGIAAYCAHVSRLVCDLNRGDHQAATIPHVSDGHPIPGNEITPEAREARLARFHHPYHAALSQLLDDAPPALILSLHSFTPRLATSDEARPWHVGILYNEDDRAARIAIPLLEAEGLIVGDQLPYSGRVLNYTMNRHAEAEGRPYLGVEIRQDLIGDAAGQALWADRMADICNKVALNLP; encoded by the coding sequence ATGATCGCGCGCGAAACCGACGCCTATCGCCTGTTTGGCGAGCCCAAATTCGGCGGCATCCTGATCGTATCCGATCATGCCAGCAATCGCGTGCCGGACGGCGTGGATCTTGGTATCGCGCCCGAATTGATGGATCAGCATATTGCCGTCGACATCGGCGTGGGCGCGATTGCTCAGATCATGGCCCGGCGCCCCGGCATTGCCGCCTATTGCGCGCATGTCAGCCGCCTTGTCTGCGACCTCAATCGCGGGGATCATCAGGCCGCGACCATCCCGCATGTCAGCGATGGTCATCCGATCCCCGGCAATGAGATCACACCCGAAGCGCGCGAGGCCCGTCTCGCGCGGTTTCATCATCCCTATCACGCGGCGCTCTCGCAATTGCTGGATGACGCGCCGCCCGCGCTGATCCTCTCGCTGCACAGTTTTACCCCGCGATTGGCCACCAGCGATGAGGCGCGGCCCTGGCATGTCGGCATCCTGTATAATGAGGACGACCGCGCCGCGCGCATCGCGATTCCGTTGCTGGAGGCCGAAGGGCTGATTGTCGGCGATCAATTGCCCTATTCGGGCCGCGTGTTGAATTACACGATGAACCGCCATGCCGAGGCCGAGGGGCGCCCCTATCTGGGCGTGGAAATCCGGCAGGATCTGATCGGCGATGCGGCGGGGCAGGCGTTATGGGCCGACCGCATGGCGGATATTTGTAATAAAGTTGCGCTAAATCTTCCCTAA